One window from the genome of Hyalangium minutum encodes:
- the tssG gene encoding type VI secretion system baseplate subunit TssG, protein MEAMAPHGRRRAPGVAQELFESGHRFDFFQAMRLLRRLRPEAPVRLRSSGDMAFPPSDIVQVKPPARPGEAPELTVAFLGLGGVQGPLPRPFAQQLRDRTRAGDTGLRDFLDIFHHRLLSLLYQGRVLRRVWLEPGPPEAHAVARYLYAWMGLGTRGTRGRLEVEDRMLLRYAGLLAHRPVSLEALRALISDALSVGVRPRAPQGAWLPLEAEQWTRLGLTGGNQRLGQDAVLGTRAWLEQAGVELELGPLSWRRYVELLPGSRGLGTLRSLTRFALGPGLEVRLVLSVRAAEIPAQPLSAPSGPRLGWTSWLRASPGRQGVQTVALAPHHLAAHEEGP, encoded by the coding sequence ATGGAAGCGATGGCCCCCCATGGCCGGCGACGCGCCCCTGGTGTAGCGCAGGAGCTCTTCGAGTCCGGCCACCGCTTCGACTTCTTCCAGGCGATGCGCCTGCTGCGGCGGCTGCGCCCCGAGGCACCGGTGCGCCTGCGCTCCTCGGGAGACATGGCCTTTCCCCCCAGCGACATCGTCCAGGTGAAGCCACCCGCGCGGCCGGGAGAGGCGCCGGAGCTGACGGTGGCCTTCCTCGGGCTGGGCGGGGTGCAGGGGCCGCTGCCGAGGCCCTTCGCCCAACAGCTCCGGGACCGGACGCGCGCGGGGGACACGGGGCTGCGCGACTTCCTGGACATCTTCCACCACCGGCTGCTGTCGCTGCTGTACCAGGGGCGGGTGCTGCGCCGGGTGTGGCTGGAGCCGGGCCCGCCTGAGGCCCACGCCGTGGCCCGCTACCTGTACGCGTGGATGGGGCTGGGCACCCGGGGGACGCGAGGACGGCTGGAAGTCGAAGATCGCATGCTGCTGCGCTACGCGGGGCTGCTCGCGCACCGGCCCGTGTCCCTGGAAGCGCTGCGGGCCCTGATCTCGGACGCGCTGAGCGTGGGGGTGAGGCCGAGAGCGCCCCAGGGTGCGTGGCTGCCGCTGGAGGCGGAGCAGTGGACGCGGCTGGGCCTCACCGGCGGCAACCAGCGGCTCGGCCAGGACGCGGTGCTGGGCACGCGCGCGTGGCTGGAGCAGGCGGGTGTGGAGCTGGAGCTGGGGCCTCTCTCGTGGCGCCGCTACGTGGAGCTGCTGCCGGGGAGCCGGGGCCTGGGCACCCTGCGCTCGCTCACCCGGTTCGCGCTGGGTCCGGGCCTCGAGGTGCGGCTGGTGCTGTCCGTGCGCGCCGCGGAGATCCCCGCGCAGCCCCTAAGCGCTCCGAGCGGCCCACGCCTGGGGTGGACTTCCTGGCTGCGCGCCAGCCCCGGCCGACAGGGAGTCCAGACGGTGGCGCTCGCACCCCATCACCTGGCCGCACACGAGGAGGGACCATGA
- a CDS encoding type VI secretion system Vgr family protein: MRSGFTQDQVYLSVTTPMGKDVLRLHGFQGEEALSQPFHFTLELHSERLDVDFSRLVGQGAAISLVLRDGTERCFHGLVTRFVQAGTFSDFTRYIAELRPWLWLLTLTRDSRIFQNLTVPELLQQLFREQGFSDFRLALRRSYTPREYCVQHQESAFDFASRLMEDEGIFYFFEHTKDRHTLVLADDAAAHLPCPGPGVARVQGHQGAARTDDAVTGCQMEQQVVPGRYALGDYSFQTPSTRLQARVSGPEARLEQYEYPGTFTRQDQGEQRGRIRLEAHEVQSRALRGQSHVRWFIPGYRFTLAEHERKDINAEYVLRWVSHAATVEGYTNSFEAFPAATPFRPPRVTPRPMATGVQSARVVGKAGEEIWTDQFGRVKVQFHWDRQGRKDERSSCWIRVAQGQAGKGWGNFFLPHVGQEVLVTFLDGDPDRPIITGSVYNAEQQVPYPLPAGQTRSTVRGDASGEGPPNELSFEDKKGAEELALHARRDMKVSVQRDSVTEIQGNCTIRVRGNLTLDVRGSINLKAGRNFTQRAGMSLTSLAGTNLTQKAQLVLESSAGTMMRHTSGLAMLADAQTMVTNARLVHMLKATPLIIQGPMIMQPMGGPPLPPMPPTG, from the coding sequence ATGAGGTCGGGATTCACGCAGGATCAGGTTTATCTCTCCGTCACCACGCCGATGGGCAAGGACGTGCTGCGGCTGCACGGCTTCCAGGGCGAGGAGGCCTTATCGCAGCCCTTCCACTTCACCCTGGAGCTGCACTCCGAGCGGCTCGACGTGGACTTCTCGCGGCTGGTGGGCCAGGGCGCGGCCATCTCCCTGGTGCTGCGCGACGGTACCGAGCGGTGCTTCCATGGACTCGTCACCCGCTTCGTCCAGGCCGGCACCTTCTCGGACTTCACCCGGTACATCGCCGAGCTGCGCCCCTGGCTGTGGCTGCTCACGCTCACCCGCGACAGCCGCATCTTCCAGAACCTGACGGTGCCGGAGCTCCTCCAGCAGCTCTTCCGGGAGCAGGGCTTCAGCGACTTCCGGCTGGCGCTGCGGCGCAGCTACACCCCTCGCGAGTACTGCGTGCAGCACCAGGAGTCCGCGTTCGACTTCGCCTCGCGGCTCATGGAGGACGAGGGCATCTTCTACTTCTTCGAGCACACGAAGGACCGGCACACGCTGGTGCTAGCGGACGATGCGGCGGCCCATCTGCCCTGCCCGGGGCCGGGGGTGGCCCGCGTGCAGGGCCATCAAGGCGCGGCGCGGACGGACGATGCCGTGACGGGGTGCCAGATGGAACAGCAGGTGGTGCCCGGGCGCTACGCGTTGGGGGACTACTCCTTCCAGACGCCCTCGACGCGGCTCCAGGCGCGGGTGAGCGGCCCGGAGGCGCGCCTCGAGCAGTACGAGTACCCGGGGACCTTCACCCGCCAGGACCAGGGCGAGCAGCGCGGCCGCATCCGCCTGGAGGCCCACGAGGTGCAGTCCCGGGCGCTGCGAGGCCAGAGCCACGTGCGTTGGTTCATCCCCGGCTACCGCTTCACCCTCGCCGAGCACGAGCGCAAGGACATCAATGCGGAGTACGTGCTGCGCTGGGTGTCCCACGCGGCCACGGTGGAGGGGTACACCAACAGCTTCGAGGCCTTCCCGGCTGCCACGCCCTTCCGTCCGCCCCGAGTGACGCCCCGGCCGATGGCCACCGGCGTGCAGAGCGCCCGCGTGGTGGGCAAGGCGGGTGAGGAGATCTGGACGGATCAGTTTGGCCGGGTGAAGGTCCAGTTCCACTGGGATCGCCAGGGCCGGAAGGACGAGCGCAGCTCGTGCTGGATCCGGGTGGCGCAGGGCCAGGCCGGCAAGGGCTGGGGGAACTTCTTCCTGCCCCACGTGGGCCAGGAGGTGCTGGTCACCTTCCTGGATGGAGATCCGGATCGGCCCATCATCACCGGCTCCGTCTACAACGCCGAGCAGCAGGTGCCGTACCCGCTGCCTGCGGGGCAAACGCGGAGCACGGTGCGCGGCGATGCCTCGGGCGAGGGCCCGCCCAATGAGCTGTCCTTCGAGGACAAGAAGGGGGCGGAGGAGCTCGCCCTGCACGCCCGCCGGGACATGAAAGTCTCGGTGCAGCGCGACAGCGTGACGGAGATCCAGGGCAACTGCACGATCCGGGTGCGGGGCAACCTCACCCTGGACGTCCGGGGCTCCATCAACCTCAAGGCGGGGAGGAACTTCACCCAGCGGGCGGGGATGTCGCTCACGAGCCTGGCTGGGACGAACCTGACGCAGAAGGCCCAGCTCGTGCTGGAGAGCTCGGCGGGGACGATGATGCGGCACACGTCCGGCCTGGCGATGCTGGCCGACGCCCAGACGATGGTCACCAACGCCCGGCTCGTGCACATGCTCAAGGCAACGCCGCTCATCATCCAGGGGCCGATGATCATGCAGCCCATGGGGGGGCCGCCGCTCCCACCGATGCCGCCCACAGGCTGA
- a CDS encoding toxin-antitoxin system YwqK family antitoxin encodes MPREYTETDERARVRERFTLDDEGRLEGVATTYDEAGRRIQESTWHAGTLHGPTIHYGPDGQVVQRVTFVSGQLKGPAELQGEEGRLRLQLGFHEGRLHGELHAWQDGQPLMKHTLAEGTPEGPLELYEAGRLTRRVLFQQGHPLEENTGPHEQQAPGATPEEKAAPDRAPLSSWLQGWLQGSHGT; translated from the coding sequence ATGCCGAGGGAATACACGGAGACGGACGAGCGGGCGCGGGTGCGCGAGCGCTTCACCCTGGATGACGAGGGGCGGCTGGAGGGCGTGGCCACCACCTATGACGAAGCGGGCCGGCGCATCCAGGAGTCGACCTGGCACGCGGGCACGCTGCACGGTCCCACGATCCACTACGGCCCGGACGGTCAGGTGGTGCAGCGGGTGACGTTCGTTTCAGGCCAGCTCAAGGGACCGGCGGAGCTTCAAGGCGAAGAGGGGCGCCTCCGTCTCCAGTTGGGCTTCCACGAGGGCCGGCTGCATGGCGAGCTGCACGCTTGGCAGGACGGCCAGCCCTTGATGAAGCACACCCTGGCAGAGGGCACCCCCGAGGGTCCGCTCGAGCTCTACGAGGCAGGCCGGCTCACCCGCCGGGTGCTCTTCCAGCAGGGACATCCTCTTGAGGAGAACACAGGGCCACATGAACAGCAGGCCCCTGGGGCCACGCCTGAGGAGAAAGCAGCCCCGGACCGCGCGCCCCTCTCCTCCTGGCTGCAGGGCTGGCTCCAGGGGAGCCACGGCACCTGA
- a CDS encoding methyl-accepting chemotaxis protein, with protein sequence MKIPPSAREVCMAWFQNLKITTKLLVAFLSLLLLSSGLGVFALGVIDQLRQAADDAANQWGPSVQHLSRLRSSLYRLRTSELSHLVASSPERMERFEREAKQAREDFAQSLQAYQQASRKESERAAVDELQRHWASYLEQHQRLLELSRRTKGDPSMASLQLQTEESFKAVSERLNTLVGSFIGGARQATAQAAAVHESARRWILAVMFSSFLLGALLCLAVARSIIRPLAEAVRVADRIAEGELTVHIEAATRDEAGQMLAAMKRMVQRLEQTLREVLQGARALASASAQVAAASQSLSQGTSEQASSVEATTAGLERMSASIHENGNHSRQMAQMALQGAAEASESGHAVKETVQAMSAIAERISIIEEMAYQTNLLALNAAIEAARASEHGRGFSVVATEVRKLAERAQGAAREIGTMAFQSVKVAERSGTLLEALVPSIRRTSELVQEVVSSSTMQASGVTQMNEAMKQVDRVTQRNASAAEELSSTAEEMSAQAETLRRLVSFFQVSSGPEAPSLAAPTRVQSNWIAP encoded by the coding sequence ATGAAGATCCCGCCCTCCGCACGCGAGGTCTGCATGGCGTGGTTCCAGAACCTCAAGATCACCACCAAGCTCCTGGTGGCCTTCCTCTCCTTGCTGCTCCTGTCCTCGGGGCTGGGGGTTTTCGCCCTCGGTGTGATTGATCAGCTCCGCCAGGCGGCGGACGACGCGGCCAACCAATGGGGCCCCAGTGTCCAACACCTCTCGAGGCTGCGCAGCAGCCTGTACCGGCTGCGCACCTCTGAGCTGAGCCACCTCGTGGCCTCGTCCCCCGAGAGGATGGAGCGCTTCGAACGCGAGGCGAAGCAGGCCCGAGAGGACTTCGCGCAGTCCCTGCAGGCCTACCAGCAGGCCTCACGCAAGGAGTCCGAGCGCGCGGCCGTCGACGAGCTCCAGAGGCACTGGGCGAGCTACCTCGAGCAGCACCAGCGCTTGCTCGAACTCTCCCGGCGAACCAAGGGGGATCCAAGTATGGCGTCGCTCCAGCTCCAGACGGAGGAGTCCTTCAAAGCCGTCTCGGAACGGCTGAACACGCTGGTGGGCTCCTTCATCGGAGGCGCGCGCCAGGCGACCGCTCAGGCCGCCGCGGTTCACGAGTCCGCCCGGCGGTGGATCCTCGCCGTGATGTTCTCCAGCTTCTTGCTGGGGGCGCTGCTCTGCCTGGCCGTGGCCCGGAGCATCATCCGTCCTCTCGCGGAGGCGGTCCGTGTCGCGGACCGCATCGCCGAGGGCGAGCTCACCGTGCACATCGAGGCGGCCACCCGGGATGAGGCGGGCCAGATGCTGGCGGCCATGAAGCGCATGGTGCAGCGGCTGGAGCAGACGCTGCGCGAGGTGCTCCAGGGCGCCCGGGCGCTGGCCTCGGCGTCGGCGCAGGTGGCGGCAGCCTCTCAGTCGCTGTCGCAGGGCACCAGCGAGCAGGCCAGCAGCGTGGAGGCGACGACCGCCGGCCTGGAGAGGATGAGCGCCAGCATCCATGAGAATGGCAACCACAGCCGGCAGATGGCGCAGATGGCCCTCCAGGGGGCCGCCGAGGCGTCCGAGAGCGGCCATGCGGTGAAGGAGACGGTGCAGGCGATGAGTGCCATCGCCGAGCGGATCTCCATCATCGAGGAGATGGCCTACCAGACGAACCTGCTGGCCCTGAACGCGGCCATCGAGGCGGCGCGGGCCAGTGAGCACGGCCGGGGCTTCTCGGTGGTGGCGACCGAGGTGCGCAAGCTGGCCGAGCGCGCCCAGGGCGCGGCGCGAGAGATTGGCACCATGGCCTTCCAGAGCGTGAAGGTGGCCGAGCGCTCGGGAACCCTGCTCGAGGCGTTGGTGCCCTCCATCCGGAGGACGTCGGAGCTGGTGCAGGAGGTGGTCTCCAGTTCCACCATGCAGGCCTCCGGGGTGACCCAGATGAATGAGGCGATGAAGCAGGTGGACCGAGTCACGCAGCGCAACGCCTCGGCGGCCGAAGAGCTGTCCTCGACGGCCGAGGAGATGTCGGCCCAAGCCGAGACGCTCCGGCGCCTCGTGTCCTTCTTCCAGGTGTCGTCCGGTCCGGAGGCCCCTTCCCTGGCTGCCCCCACCCGGGTGCAGTCCAACTGGATCGCACCCTGA
- a CDS encoding glycoside hydrolase family protein: MKALCITALLLLGCGSSKPDTGPELPGDGGTETPTDGGTQPQPPPKSAKRGIAFDLATPEDMAAVSSGVSWWYNWSPRPHAGVPTDYRSRYGMDFIPMLWNGNFDAASIEAFLKAHPSVQYLLLLNEPNLTDQANMSPQAAAQLWPRYESVAANTGVKLVGPAITWGTYPGYADPIVWLDAFYAAYRSANGNRDPRIDYLAFHWYDYGLAQQLDRLKKYGKPFWVTEFANCHTQRDGAQIDSVAKQKAQMTEMVAVCESREDVFRYAWFTGRWTNDPCFASLLGAPGTVTELGAHYLAQPFR; the protein is encoded by the coding sequence GTGAAAGCGTTGTGCATCACCGCGCTGCTGCTGCTGGGGTGTGGGTCCAGCAAGCCGGACACGGGCCCCGAGCTTCCGGGGGACGGAGGCACGGAGACTCCGACGGATGGAGGCACTCAGCCGCAGCCTCCGCCCAAGAGTGCCAAGCGGGGGATTGCCTTCGATCTGGCCACTCCCGAGGACATGGCGGCCGTCTCTTCGGGGGTGAGCTGGTGGTACAACTGGAGCCCTCGGCCCCATGCGGGGGTGCCCACGGACTATCGGTCCCGTTACGGCATGGACTTCATTCCCATGCTCTGGAACGGGAACTTCGACGCCGCCAGCATCGAGGCCTTTCTGAAGGCCCATCCCTCCGTCCAGTACCTGCTGCTCCTCAACGAGCCCAACCTGACGGATCAGGCCAACATGTCGCCCCAGGCCGCCGCGCAGTTGTGGCCTCGGTACGAGAGCGTCGCCGCGAACACCGGGGTGAAACTCGTAGGCCCCGCCATCACCTGGGGCACCTATCCCGGCTACGCGGATCCGATCGTCTGGCTCGACGCCTTCTATGCGGCCTATCGCTCGGCGAATGGGAACCGAGATCCGCGGATCGATTACCTCGCGTTCCACTGGTACGACTATGGGCTGGCGCAGCAGCTGGACCGGCTCAAGAAGTACGGCAAGCCGTTCTGGGTCACCGAGTTCGCCAACTGCCACACCCAGAGGGATGGCGCGCAGATCGACTCGGTGGCCAAGCAGAAGGCGCAGATGACAGAGATGGTCGCCGTCTGCGAGAGCCGGGAGGACGTGTTCCGCTACGCCTGGTTCACGGGGCGGTGGACGAATGATCCGTGCTTCGCGAGCCTGCTCGGCGCTCCGGGCACGGTGACGGAGCTGGGCGCCCACTATCTCGCCCAGCCCTTCCGCTGA
- the tssF gene encoding type VI secretion system baseplate subunit TssF, which produces MGTQQDELLQAYQRELAWLRGEGAEFAAHYPKLAARLRLGASEVGDPHVERLIESFAFLTARVQHAFDSDLPELSTTLLGLLAPHLVEPLPSLSIACFEVDTAAGLPLAGHRIERGTQLLAEPRPGQTCRFRTCSPVTLWPLKVAEASLESPLSFSWLRTRRDVSAVLRLRLEARGAQLAELQLDRLQFFLDGPPEVAFRLYELLTCQARGVALAPDSAPDEPHLQPMDSLRQLGFGPEEAVLPSPPHLHRGYRLLQEYFAFPEKFLFFELALERACLQASQQALEVYVLLEGAPSEGLALTPETFRLGCTPIINLFPKLAEPVRLDQRRTEYPLVPDYRRPRELELHSILSVTAATEGAGSTREVDPLFSWSHGEDGEEPRAFWYTRRQPTGRAGGQGSQVLLSFVDLELDPHLPAEQTLHVHTLCTNGELPVQLAPGSALQVEERVPVGAIRCLRRPTPPREPPDKGPVLWQLVSLLSLNHLSLATGPRALEALEELLRLHDCSGGQVSVQQLQGLTGLESRPVVRQRGWEAWRGFCRGLEITLTFDESRYVGGSALLLAAVLHHFLGLYAPVDSFTQLVARSEQREDTWKRWPPMAGDAPLV; this is translated from the coding sequence ATGGGCACCCAACAGGATGAACTGCTCCAGGCCTACCAGCGGGAACTGGCCTGGCTGCGCGGGGAAGGGGCGGAGTTCGCCGCCCACTACCCCAAGCTGGCCGCGAGGCTGCGTTTAGGAGCGAGCGAGGTGGGCGATCCCCACGTGGAGCGCCTCATCGAGTCGTTCGCATTCCTCACCGCGCGCGTCCAGCACGCCTTCGACAGCGATCTGCCGGAGCTCTCCACCACACTGCTGGGCCTGCTGGCCCCTCACCTGGTGGAGCCCCTGCCCTCGCTGTCCATCGCCTGCTTCGAGGTGGATACGGCGGCGGGCCTGCCCCTCGCGGGCCACCGCATCGAGCGCGGCACGCAGCTGCTGGCCGAGCCGCGCCCGGGGCAGACCTGCCGCTTCCGCACCTGCTCACCGGTGACCCTCTGGCCGCTGAAGGTGGCGGAAGCGAGCCTGGAGTCCCCGCTCTCCTTCAGCTGGCTGCGCACGCGGCGGGACGTGTCCGCGGTGCTGCGGCTCCGGCTGGAGGCGCGCGGAGCCCAGCTGGCGGAGCTGCAGCTGGACCGGCTCCAGTTCTTCCTCGACGGCCCTCCCGAGGTGGCCTTCCGCCTCTACGAGCTGCTCACCTGCCAGGCCCGAGGCGTGGCGCTTGCGCCGGACAGCGCACCGGATGAGCCTCACCTCCAGCCCATGGACAGCCTGCGTCAGCTCGGCTTCGGCCCCGAGGAGGCAGTGCTGCCCTCCCCTCCGCACCTGCACCGCGGCTACCGCCTGCTGCAGGAGTACTTCGCCTTCCCCGAGAAGTTCCTCTTCTTCGAGCTGGCGCTGGAGCGCGCGTGCCTCCAGGCCTCCCAGCAAGCGCTCGAGGTCTACGTGCTGCTGGAAGGCGCGCCCAGCGAGGGCCTCGCGCTCACGCCCGAGACGTTCCGGCTGGGCTGCACCCCCATCATCAACCTCTTCCCCAAGCTGGCCGAGCCCGTCCGGCTGGATCAGCGCCGCACCGAGTATCCGCTGGTGCCCGACTACCGCCGCCCGAGGGAGCTGGAGCTCCACTCCATCCTCTCGGTCACCGCTGCCACGGAGGGAGCCGGGAGCACGAGGGAAGTCGATCCCCTCTTCTCCTGGAGCCACGGGGAGGACGGAGAGGAGCCGCGCGCCTTCTGGTACACCCGGCGCCAGCCCACCGGCCGAGCGGGGGGACAGGGCTCGCAGGTGCTGCTGTCCTTCGTGGATCTGGAGCTCGATCCCCACCTGCCCGCGGAGCAGACGCTGCACGTGCACACGCTGTGCACCAACGGGGAGCTGCCCGTGCAGTTGGCGCCCGGCTCGGCGCTGCAGGTGGAGGAGCGGGTCCCCGTGGGCGCCATCCGCTGCCTGCGCCGCCCCACGCCTCCCCGCGAGCCTCCGGACAAGGGCCCCGTGCTGTGGCAGCTCGTCTCGTTGCTGTCGTTGAACCACCTCTCGCTCGCCACCGGCCCGCGGGCGCTGGAGGCGCTCGAGGAGCTGCTGCGGCTGCATGACTGCTCCGGCGGCCAGGTGTCCGTGCAGCAACTCCAGGGGCTGACAGGGCTGGAGAGCCGCCCGGTGGTGCGCCAGCGAGGCTGGGAGGCCTGGCGAGGCTTCTGCCGGGGCCTGGAGATCACCCTCACCTTCGACGAGTCCCGCTACGTGGGCGGCAGCGCCCTGCTGCTCGCGGCGGTGCTCCACCACTTCCTCGGCCTGTACGCCCCGGTGGATTCCTTTACCCAGCTCGTCGCGAGGAGCGAGCAGCGGGAGGACACATGGAAGCGATGGCCCCCCATGGCCGGCGACGCGCCCCTGGTGTAG
- a CDS encoding glycoside hydrolase family 30 beta sandwich domain-containing protein has product MTHHTRSLGKRLSLSSKGLRMACLALGLLAGMTASAGPTVQVVWSSEKNPGDGAWFNGPMSSPYALSQQASSAFTDPTSTSATSIAVDPSVQYQSILGIGTSLEESTIFNLARMSSAKRTEVLQKLLSPSTGAGMNLVRITFGTSDFTGRTFYTYDDRPYGQTDPSLTYFSIQKDIDYNIISTLKQALAVNPNLKIFASPWSPPAWMKDNQSLIGGKLLTQHIPVLATYYRKAIQAYQAQGIPIYGLTVQNEPLYTAPDYPSTHVTADQERQLIIAVRNELNANGLSGVKIWAYDHNFDSAAAYMAPIMSDATANAAVDGVAFHDYAGDPSTMTTVHNSYPSKNMLMTERSWWGTSGADRMAQYFRNWAVSYNAWVTMLDSTIKPEQWTGTPGPTMVIQNAYTYDTYWLLPEYYLIAQYSKFVQPGAKRISSTYGSSGTVTNVSFLNPDNTIVSVIINQTGSSQTFKLTSEGQELVATIPAKTVGTYKWTRQGTGTPANLLTNPGFETGTASSWTSEWHNAVLAYKVDTDYPYLGSYKLTLFEVGAYQQVLGQVKSVANGTYTASVYVRSGGGQRVLRLYAKNYGGAEKTAEIGSSAVTNYTQYTITGIQVTNGSIEIGVYTDANAYNWAAFDNFELVKN; this is encoded by the coding sequence ATGACGCACCACACTCGCTCACTGGGGAAGCGCCTCTCGTTGTCTTCGAAGGGCCTGAGGATGGCCTGTCTCGCCCTGGGACTGCTCGCCGGGATGACGGCCTCGGCAGGTCCCACGGTGCAGGTCGTCTGGTCGTCCGAGAAAAACCCGGGCGATGGGGCCTGGTTCAACGGGCCGATGTCGTCTCCCTATGCGCTGAGCCAGCAGGCCTCGAGCGCCTTCACTGACCCGACCTCCACGTCCGCCACCTCGATCGCCGTGGATCCCTCGGTGCAGTACCAGAGCATCCTCGGCATCGGCACGTCGCTGGAGGAGTCGACGATCTTCAACCTGGCGCGGATGTCCTCGGCGAAGCGGACGGAGGTGCTGCAGAAGCTGCTGTCGCCCTCCACCGGCGCGGGCATGAATCTGGTGCGCATCACCTTTGGCACGTCTGACTTCACGGGCCGCACGTTCTACACCTATGACGACCGGCCCTATGGGCAGACGGACCCGAGCCTGACGTACTTCTCCATCCAGAAGGACATCGACTACAACATCATCTCCACGCTCAAGCAGGCGCTGGCGGTCAATCCCAACCTGAAGATCTTCGCGAGCCCCTGGAGCCCGCCGGCGTGGATGAAGGACAACCAGAGCCTCATCGGCGGCAAGCTGCTGACGCAGCACATCCCGGTGCTCGCCACGTACTACCGCAAGGCGATCCAGGCCTACCAGGCGCAGGGCATCCCCATCTACGGGCTCACGGTGCAGAACGAGCCGTTGTACACGGCGCCGGACTACCCGAGCACCCACGTCACCGCGGACCAGGAGCGCCAGCTCATCATTGCCGTGCGCAACGAGCTGAACGCCAACGGCCTGAGCGGGGTGAAGATCTGGGCGTATGACCACAACTTCGACTCGGCGGCGGCGTACATGGCGCCCATCATGAGCGACGCCACGGCGAACGCGGCGGTGGACGGGGTGGCCTTCCACGACTACGCGGGCGACCCGAGCACCATGACCACGGTGCACAACTCCTATCCCAGCAAGAACATGCTGATGACGGAGCGCTCCTGGTGGGGCACCTCGGGGGCAGATCGGATGGCGCAGTACTTCCGCAACTGGGCGGTCAGCTACAACGCCTGGGTGACGATGCTCGACAGCACCATCAAGCCCGAGCAGTGGACGGGAACGCCCGGCCCGACGATGGTCATTCAGAACGCGTACACCTATGACACGTACTGGCTGCTGCCCGAGTACTACCTGATTGCCCAGTACTCCAAGTTCGTGCAGCCGGGGGCCAAGCGCATCTCGAGCACCTATGGCTCCAGCGGCACGGTGACGAACGTGTCCTTCCTCAACCCGGACAACACGATTGTCTCGGTCATCATCAACCAGACGGGCTCGAGCCAGACGTTCAAGCTCACGAGCGAGGGCCAGGAGCTGGTCGCCACGATTCCCGCGAAGACGGTGGGCACGTACAAGTGGACGCGTCAGGGCACGGGCACGCCGGCGAACCTGCTGACCAACCCGGGCTTCGAGACGGGCACTGCGTCGAGCTGGACGAGCGAGTGGCACAACGCGGTGCTGGCCTACAAGGTGGACACGGACTACCCCTACCTGGGCTCGTACAAGCTCACCCTCTTCGAGGTGGGGGCCTATCAGCAGGTCCTGGGGCAGGTGAAGTCGGTGGCCAACGGCACGTACACGGCCAGCGTGTACGTGCGCTCAGGCGGCGGCCAGCGGGTGCTGCGCCTGTACGCGAAGAACTATGGGGGCGCGGAGAAGACGGCGGAGATCGGCTCCAGCGCCGTCACCAACTACACCCAGTACACGATCACCGGCATCCAGGTGACCAACGGATCCATCGAGATCGGCGTGTACACGGACGCCAACGCCTACAACTGGGCGGCGTTCGACAACTTCGAGCTGGTGAAGAACTGA
- a CDS encoding RICIN domain-containing protein — translation MRRMLSLAMIAAVTWGSSALARAEPTPLAITRKDSPQVLTLGGGPEGKDGAAILLSPNKALPGQNFSLKPVGKPEDQTFNIVSQQSPWCVDVERGSTEDGAAIVQKPCNGATCQVFRVSDRGADGHRELRNELSGKCLSAPQSKDSGLIQATCTGKDEQRFRISPQRDG, via the coding sequence ATGCGCCGGATGCTGTCCCTGGCAATGATTGCCGCCGTGACTTGGGGCTCGAGTGCGCTGGCGCGCGCCGAGCCCACCCCTCTCGCTATCACCCGCAAGGACAGCCCCCAGGTGCTGACGCTGGGCGGCGGGCCCGAGGGAAAGGACGGAGCGGCGATCCTGCTGTCCCCCAACAAGGCCCTGCCCGGCCAGAACTTCTCGCTCAAGCCGGTGGGCAAGCCTGAGGATCAGACGTTCAACATCGTCTCCCAGCAGAGCCCATGGTGCGTCGACGTCGAGCGAGGGAGCACCGAGGACGGTGCCGCGATCGTCCAGAAGCCATGCAACGGCGCGACGTGCCAGGTGTTCCGGGTGAGCGACCGGGGCGCCGATGGCCACCGCGAGCTCCGCAATGAGCTCAGCGGCAAGTGCCTGTCGGCGCCGCAGAGCAAGGACTCCGGGCTGATCCAGGCCACGTGCACCGGTAAGGACGAGCAACGCTTCCGCATCAGCCCCCAGCGCGACGGCTGA